In a single window of the Pseudodesulfovibrio profundus genome:
- a CDS encoding cell division protein FtsQ/DivIB, producing the protein MSTLTMGNKQGRLKVGNKRNNKLRRTKGKSVPKLTSAGQTIVRIIMLLLTVSLVAVLGVGLLYGYRYITSHSYFELKEIHVTGNSRLSQGDITTIGDVSLGLNCLEMNVGEVEHRLSKNPWIQTATVRREFPNRLRISVTEKVPAFWIRQGDGLYFADATGTVIAPMHPGEMASLPILEVADSIDDGAGVLKGILRKIEEKQTPFTQAQTAWIKLTSAHEVEIYLDGHAGGKGLMVRLSMDRWELQLERLKIAWRDMMRRGEFKQAAIIAASGDKIWVKKRPA; encoded by the coding sequence GTGAGCACGCTGACAATGGGCAACAAACAGGGCCGACTCAAGGTTGGCAACAAGCGCAACAACAAATTGCGCCGGACAAAGGGCAAGTCGGTTCCCAAGCTGACCAGTGCAGGCCAGACCATCGTGCGCATCATCATGCTGCTGCTCACGGTCTCACTCGTGGCCGTGCTTGGTGTCGGCCTGCTGTACGGGTACCGCTATATCACTTCCCACTCGTATTTCGAGCTCAAGGAAATCCATGTGACCGGCAACTCCCGCCTCTCACAAGGCGACATCACCACCATCGGCGATGTCTCCCTCGGGCTGAACTGCCTTGAGATGAACGTCGGCGAAGTTGAGCACCGGCTTTCAAAAAATCCGTGGATACAGACTGCCACCGTCCGTCGCGAGTTCCCCAACCGATTGCGCATCAGCGTTACGGAAAAGGTCCCGGCATTCTGGATCAGGCAGGGCGACGGACTGTACTTTGCCGACGCAACGGGCACGGTGATTGCGCCGATGCATCCCGGCGAGATGGCCTCGCTTCCGATACTGGAAGTAGCTGACTCCATCGATGATGGCGCCGGCGTGCTCAAAGGAATTTTACGCAAGATAGAAGAAAAACAGACACCGTTCACCCAGGCGCAGACCGCCTGGATCAAACTGACCTCGGCCCATGAAGTGGAGATTTATCTCGACGGCCATGCCGGGGGCAAAGGCCTGATGGTACGACTCTCCATGGACCGTTGGGAACTGCAACTGGAACGGCTCAAGATCGCCTGGCGTGATATGATGCGCCGCGGCGAATTCAAGCAGGCGGCAATCATTGCAGCCAGCGGTGACAAGATTTGGGTGAAAAAACGACCGGCATAG
- the murB gene encoding UDP-N-acetylmuramate dehydrogenase — MSLELISHPSLSERTSLGLGGTAEVEVVVRNEHDLDELSEFLTTRTLRPFVIGEGTNLLVSDTPLDMALIRIDASHGPKRVEKIDDKLIVGCSADQRLPGLLGWAQKAGLTGMEGLTGIPGSVGGGIAMNAGSYGTEIKDVLHRIRIWTPGAGLIWVDASDCEFGYRHFSCPVVPGKGLIWEAEFILSESTPRKVQAGMKDVYSKKRATQPVTARSAGCVFKNPPDKSAGLLLDQAGMKGVTLGGMGFSDIHANFLVNHGGGTAVEALELLDQARAAVLKRFDVTLETEVIVL; from the coding sequence ATGTCGCTGGAACTCATAAGCCATCCTTCTTTGAGCGAGAGAACGAGTCTGGGCCTTGGCGGAACCGCCGAGGTTGAAGTGGTGGTGCGCAACGAGCACGACCTCGACGAGCTGAGTGAGTTCCTGACCACAAGAACCCTTCGCCCATTCGTCATCGGCGAGGGAACCAATCTGCTGGTATCCGACACGCCGCTCGACATGGCCCTCATCCGCATCGATGCCAGCCACGGCCCCAAACGCGTTGAAAAGATCGACGACAAGCTGATTGTTGGTTGCAGCGCGGACCAGCGCCTTCCCGGTCTGCTTGGTTGGGCGCAAAAAGCCGGACTGACGGGCATGGAAGGCCTCACCGGCATTCCCGGCAGCGTGGGTGGCGGCATCGCCATGAACGCCGGTTCATACGGCACCGAGATCAAGGATGTGCTTCACCGCATCCGCATCTGGACTCCCGGTGCGGGACTGATCTGGGTTGACGCTTCGGACTGCGAGTTCGGCTACCGTCACTTTTCCTGTCCGGTCGTTCCGGGCAAAGGCCTGATCTGGGAAGCCGAGTTCATTCTCAGCGAATCCACGCCGCGCAAGGTTCAGGCTGGCATGAAGGATGTCTACTCGAAAAAACGCGCCACCCAGCCGGTCACGGCACGCTCCGCCGGATGCGTGTTCAAGAATCCGCCGGACAAATCCGCCGGACTGCTGCTGGATCAGGCTGGCATGAAGGGTGTGACCCTCGGCGGCATGGGCTTTTCCGACATCCACGCGAATTTTCTCGTCAACCACGGCGGCGGCACGGCAGTCGAAGCCCTTGAGCTGCTCGATCAGGCTCGGGCCGCTGTCCTGAAACGATTCGATGTTACTCTGGAAACGGAGGTCATAGTACTGTGA
- the murC gene encoding UDP-N-acetylmuramate--L-alanine ligase yields MRARVNNIHMVGIGGSGMNGIAEVLINMGFNITGSDLSASSAVRRLEKLGANVFIGHGAENVGEADVLIKSTAIPDKNPEIVEAKERGIPIIPRAEMLAELMRLRTGVAVAGTHGKTTTTSLLATIFTEADHDPTVIIGGRLSIYGSNARLGDGDYLIAEADESDGSFLLLSPIITVVTNVDKDHMDFYDDLQAIDDSFTQFMNSIPFYGMNVVCGDDEGVQRLLPNIKRPCLTYGLGPKNKLRGEIISTHLRSLFKVYLDGEEWGEVTVAQPGIHNVLNALACIGVALEAGLDKEDIINGLANFGGVGRRFERRGENKGVIVVDDYGHHPAEIKANLETAKACYPDRRLVVAFQPHRFTRTQALFGEFCEVFKDADLLLLTEIYPASESPIPGVSGLSLAQGIKQVSETKVEFFPDFDELEKTLKDTLRPGDLFMTQGAGSIWKIGENWLNQDDETEKSEG; encoded by the coding sequence ATGCGCGCCCGGGTGAACAATATCCACATGGTGGGTATTGGCGGCTCCGGCATGAACGGCATTGCCGAAGTGCTCATCAACATGGGATTCAACATCACCGGCTCCGATCTCTCTGCGTCGTCCGCAGTACGACGCCTGGAGAAACTGGGTGCCAATGTCTTTATTGGGCATGGTGCCGAGAACGTCGGGGAAGCTGACGTGCTCATCAAGTCCACTGCCATCCCGGACAAGAACCCGGAGATTGTCGAAGCGAAAGAGCGCGGCATCCCCATCATCCCACGTGCCGAGATGCTGGCCGAACTGATGCGCCTGCGCACGGGCGTGGCCGTTGCCGGAACCCACGGCAAGACGACCACGACTTCCCTGCTCGCCACCATTTTCACCGAAGCGGATCACGATCCGACCGTCATCATCGGCGGCCGCCTTTCCATTTACGGTTCCAATGCCCGTCTGGGTGATGGCGACTACCTGATTGCCGAAGCCGACGAATCCGACGGCTCATTCCTGCTGCTCTCCCCCATCATCACCGTGGTCACCAACGTGGACAAGGACCACATGGACTTTTACGACGACCTGCAGGCCATTGACGACTCGTTCACCCAGTTCATGAACTCCATTCCGTTCTACGGCATGAACGTGGTCTGTGGCGACGATGAAGGCGTGCAGCGCCTCCTGCCGAACATCAAGCGCCCCTGCCTGACGTACGGCCTCGGTCCCAAGAACAAACTGCGCGGCGAAATCATTTCCACCCACTTGCGCTCGCTCTTCAAGGTCTACCTCGATGGCGAAGAATGGGGCGAAGTGACCGTGGCCCAACCCGGTATACACAACGTACTCAATGCCCTGGCCTGTATCGGCGTGGCACTGGAAGCCGGACTGGACAAGGAAGACATCATCAACGGCCTCGCCAACTTCGGCGGTGTCGGACGCCGTTTCGAGCGTCGGGGCGAAAACAAAGGCGTCATCGTTGTCGACGATTACGGCCACCATCCCGCAGAAATCAAGGCGAACCTCGAAACGGCCAAGGCATGCTACCCGGACCGGCGTCTGGTTGTGGCGTTCCAGCCCCACCGTTTCACCAGAACACAGGCCCTGTTCGGCGAATTCTGCGAAGTGTTCAAGGACGCCGATCTGTTGCTGCTTACCGAAATTTATCCGGCCAGCGAATCACCCATCCCGGGCGTTTCCGGTTTGTCACTGGCTCAGGGCATCAAGCAGGTTTCAGAAACCAAAGTGGAATTTTTCCCCGACTTTGACGAGTTGGAAAAGACCCTCAAGGACACCTTGCGTCCCGGTGATCTGTTCATGACCCAAGGGGCCGGTTCCATCTGGAAAATCGGCGAGAACTGGCTCAATCAGGACGATGAAACCGAGAAAAGTGAGGGATAG
- the murG gene encoding undecaprenyldiphospho-muramoylpentapeptide beta-N-acetylglucosaminyltransferase, translated as MNRVIITTGGTGGHIFPALALADELRRRNPDAAILFMGGSGPEGDLARAHGIEFQELPAKGIVGRGISGLLSGLGWLATGLPKAMKAVRDFKPEAVIGFGGYAGFCPVFAAALQAIPTAVHEQNSVPGVTNKVLGKVVRRVFLSFPDAKGVFPAGKTRLVGNPVRDAIIAVGDKRKDRAAGKRILVLGGSQGARPINDAIIDGLPLLMEAGIELVHQAGKQDFQRVRASYETAKADPAQVHGFIDNMADEYAKADLVICRAGATTVFEIAAAGVPAIFVPFPHATHDHQTMNAKAMVDIGAAVLLPQKGMSGDSLAHMAMELLGNPDRLSTMETAARGFAKKHAAADIASGLQEMIA; from the coding sequence ATGAATCGCGTCATCATCACCACCGGCGGAACTGGCGGCCACATCTTCCCGGCTCTGGCCCTGGCAGACGAGCTGCGCCGGCGGAACCCGGATGCGGCAATCCTGTTCATGGGCGGCTCCGGTCCCGAAGGCGACCTCGCCCGTGCGCACGGTATCGAATTTCAGGAACTTCCAGCCAAAGGTATTGTCGGTCGCGGCATTTCCGGCCTGCTCTCCGGCCTCGGCTGGCTCGCAACCGGTCTGCCCAAGGCAATGAAAGCGGTTCGCGATTTCAAGCCGGAAGCCGTTATCGGCTTCGGCGGCTATGCCGGTTTCTGTCCGGTGTTCGCGGCAGCCCTGCAAGCCATCCCGACCGCTGTTCACGAACAGAACTCTGTTCCGGGCGTCACCAACAAGGTACTCGGCAAAGTGGTTCGCCGTGTGTTCCTCAGCTTCCCGGACGCCAAGGGTGTTTTCCCAGCCGGAAAGACCCGCTTGGTCGGCAATCCGGTTCGCGACGCAATCATTGCTGTTGGGGACAAGCGAAAAGACCGCGCCGCCGGTAAGCGAATTCTGGTCCTTGGCGGCAGTCAGGGCGCACGTCCCATTAATGACGCCATCATCGACGGTTTGCCTCTGCTCATGGAGGCCGGAATTGAGCTGGTCCATCAAGCCGGAAAACAGGATTTTCAACGTGTTCGCGCCTCCTATGAAACCGCCAAAGCGGACCCGGCGCAGGTTCACGGATTTATAGACAACATGGCGGACGAATACGCCAAAGCCGATCTGGTGATTTGCCGGGCCGGTGCCACAACGGTTTTTGAAATAGCGGCAGCAGGGGTTCCGGCCATTTTCGTGCCTTTCCCCCACGCAACGCATGATCATCAAACAATGAACGCCAAAGCCATGGTCGACATCGGCGCAGCCGTCCTTCTCCCGCAAAAAGGGATGTCCGGGGACAGCCTGGCCCATATGGCGATGGAGTTGCTCGGCAACCCCGATCGCCTCTCAACCATGGAAACAGCGGCTCGCGGTTTCGCAAAGAAACACGCCGCCGCCGATATAGCTTCGGGTTTACAGGAAATGATCGCCTGA
- the ftsW gene encoding putative lipid II flippase FtsW — translation MSNQLNAKKHTAPMGKIDPWLLMITLLLCGFGLIMVLSSSGIMAERVYDDKYFFFKRQLMFSCVGIAAMLICMQLPRKILYGLTYLWVAGAIVMLGLCLSPLGVNVNGASRWINLGPVNLQPLEYAKVALVLYLAYFFARKQDMVQTFSVGFLPPFIVTGFLCGLLLLQPDFGGAVVLSGLLFFMCLVGGTRLSYLLLSMIFAGGAGWLLISSSPYRLKRWTAFLDPFASAQNEGYQLVQSLYAFGSGRIFGTGIGAGKQKLFFLPEAHNDFIMAVVGEELGFVGMSLFFIAIGFFLWRAFRVTFQQEDLQDRFTGFGVTCIIALGMILNLAVVLGTVPPKGVAMPFISYGGSSLTVSLICAGILLNLSRTAKQ, via the coding sequence ATGAGCAATCAGCTAAACGCCAAAAAGCATACCGCCCCAATGGGCAAGATTGATCCCTGGCTGCTGATGATCACCCTGCTGCTGTGCGGTTTCGGTCTGATCATGGTGCTGTCCTCCAGCGGCATCATGGCCGAGCGCGTGTACGACGACAAATATTTCTTCTTCAAACGCCAGTTGATGTTCAGTTGCGTAGGCATTGCCGCCATGCTCATCTGCATGCAATTGCCGCGAAAGATCCTCTACGGGCTGACCTACCTCTGGGTGGCCGGGGCCATCGTGATGCTCGGCCTGTGCCTCTCGCCCCTGGGCGTCAACGTCAACGGTGCCAGCCGCTGGATCAACCTCGGGCCGGTCAACCTCCAGCCGCTGGAATACGCCAAGGTCGCACTGGTACTGTATCTCGCGTACTTCTTCGCCAGAAAACAGGACATGGTTCAGACATTCTCGGTGGGCTTCCTGCCGCCGTTCATCGTCACCGGTTTCCTGTGCGGTCTGCTCCTGCTCCAGCCGGACTTTGGCGGCGCAGTGGTGCTGTCCGGTTTGCTGTTCTTCATGTGTCTGGTCGGCGGCACCCGACTCAGCTACCTGCTGCTTTCCATGATTTTTGCCGGTGGTGCAGGATGGCTGCTTATTTCGTCATCCCCCTACCGCCTCAAGCGTTGGACCGCCTTCCTTGATCCCTTTGCTTCGGCGCAAAACGAGGGCTACCAGTTGGTCCAGTCCTTGTACGCCTTTGGATCGGGCCGTATCTTCGGCACCGGCATCGGCGCAGGAAAACAAAAGCTGTTCTTCCTTCCCGAAGCGCACAACGACTTCATCATGGCCGTGGTCGGCGAGGAATTGGGCTTCGTCGGCATGTCCCTGTTCTTCATTGCCATCGGCTTCTTCCTGTGGCGCGCATTCCGCGTCACGTTCCAACAGGAAGACCTGCAGGATAGATTCACCGGCTTCGGCGTCACCTGCATCATCGCTCTGGGTATGATCCTCAATCTGGCCGTGGTGCTCGGAACCGTTCCGCCCAAGGGCGTTGCCATGCCGTTCATCAGCTACGGCGGCTCCAGTCTGACCGTTTCACTCATCTGCGCAGGCATTCTGCTCAACTTGTCAAGGACGGCAAAACAATGA
- the murD gene encoding UDP-N-acetylmuramoyl-L-alanine--D-glutamate ligase has product MNRIVRKFIDESILSGKQGVVVGAGKSGLAAARLLDVLGAHVRVVDRNEKVSDTVLGDLKGKVELITGEHEKSHFSDADIVVLSPGVPVKKMAHALEDVPAVNIVAELEFASWFIEAPILAITGTNGKTTTTTLVSEIFEHAGRKVFTGGNIGTPLCEYLLDMEPAEVIVLEVSSFQLQNCRQFQPHVGVLLNFAANHLDYHESMEEYLEAKLMLFSQMTGEGTALIHESVKPVLDENYDGRGFTNAHVEWFGPTDRFEAPYLPGEHNRSNVEAAWQAVKRFGITEEQAAEAIRNFKPLSHRIEPVEEIDGVLYVDDSKATTLDAVMAAVNAFDRPIRLLMGGVWKGGDVEGFAKAVKDRVVHIGLFGGSRDIFEPVLSKSFPVTWDETLGQAVKRLASDARKGDVVLLSPATASFDQYNSYGHRGDDFKRAVKELT; this is encoded by the coding sequence GTGAATCGTATCGTCCGCAAATTCATTGATGAGTCCATCCTCTCCGGCAAGCAGGGAGTGGTCGTAGGAGCAGGCAAATCCGGCCTGGCCGCCGCCCGTCTTCTTGATGTGCTGGGCGCGCACGTGCGCGTGGTGGATCGCAATGAAAAGGTATCCGATACCGTCCTGGGCGATCTCAAGGGCAAGGTGGAGCTGATCACGGGTGAGCACGAGAAGTCGCATTTCTCCGATGCCGACATCGTCGTGCTGTCACCGGGCGTACCCGTTAAAAAGATGGCCCATGCGCTGGAAGACGTACCTGCCGTCAATATCGTGGCCGAGTTGGAATTCGCATCATGGTTTATCGAAGCGCCGATCCTCGCCATCACCGGCACCAATGGGAAAACGACGACCACCACACTGGTCAGCGAAATATTCGAGCACGCAGGTCGCAAGGTTTTCACCGGCGGCAACATCGGCACACCCCTGTGCGAGTACCTGCTGGACATGGAACCGGCAGAAGTCATCGTGCTGGAGGTCTCCAGCTTCCAGTTGCAGAACTGCCGCCAGTTCCAGCCGCACGTTGGCGTCCTCCTGAACTTTGCAGCCAATCATCTGGACTACCATGAATCCATGGAAGAGTACCTTGAGGCAAAGCTGATGCTCTTCAGCCAGATGACTGGTGAAGGCACTGCGCTGATTCACGAGTCGGTCAAGCCCGTTCTGGATGAGAACTATGATGGACGCGGATTCACCAACGCCCATGTCGAATGGTTCGGTCCCACCGACCGTTTCGAAGCCCCCTATCTCCCGGGCGAGCACAACCGCTCCAACGTGGAAGCCGCCTGGCAGGCAGTGAAACGTTTCGGCATCACCGAAGAGCAGGCAGCCGAAGCCATCAGGAATTTCAAGCCCCTGTCCCACCGCATCGAGCCGGTGGAGGAAATCGACGGGGTGCTGTACGTGGATGATTCCAAGGCCACGACACTTGATGCCGTCATGGCCGCGGTCAACGCGTTTGATCGTCCCATCAGGCTGCTCATGGGCGGCGTCTGGAAAGGCGGCGATGTGGAAGGCTTTGCCAAGGCAGTCAAAGACCGCGTGGTCCACATTGGACTGTTCGGTGGCAGCCGCGACATTTTCGAGCCGGTTCTGTCCAAGTCATTCCCGGTGACCTGGGACGAGACACTCGGTCAGGCCGTCAAGCGGCTGGCTTCCGATGCCCGCAAAGGCGATGTGGTCCTGCTTTCCCCGGCTACGGCCAGCTTTGACCAGTACAACAGTTACGGTCATCGCGGCGACGACTTCAAACGCGCCGTGAAGGAGCTGACATGA
- the mraY gene encoding phospho-N-acetylmuramoyl-pentapeptide-transferase, producing MIYNILAPLASEVGVLNVFRYITFRSVWALLTALIISILFGPAMIRWLQRIKCGQYIQEDGPKHQAKQGTPTMGGIMIIISVVVSTLLWGDLTNIYVWLTMLVFVGFGAVGFADDYTKVIRRQNEGLSAKSKFFWQCLVAGAALYLLIQQPAYSTELSVPFFKNFNPDLGWFYLPFAMIVMVGASNAVNLTDGLDGLAIGPMIVAMACFAIFIYVSGHAQMAEYLAIQNIQGIGEVTVFCGAMVGAGLGFLWFNAHPAQVFMGDVGSLSLGGALGFVAVLAKQELLLAIVGGVFVFETLSVILQVGYFKLTGGKRIFMMAPLHHHFELKGIPESKIIVRFWILSILMALMALSTLKLR from the coding sequence ATGATTTACAACATACTCGCACCGCTCGCCTCTGAAGTCGGCGTACTCAACGTTTTTCGGTACATCACGTTCCGCTCGGTCTGGGCACTGCTCACCGCGCTGATCATTTCGATCCTGTTCGGACCGGCCATGATCCGCTGGCTCCAGCGCATCAAGTGCGGCCAGTACATTCAGGAAGATGGCCCCAAGCATCAGGCCAAGCAGGGCACCCCCACCATGGGCGGCATCATGATCATCATATCTGTTGTCGTATCCACTCTGCTCTGGGGCGACCTGACCAATATTTATGTCTGGCTGACCATGCTGGTCTTCGTCGGGTTCGGTGCCGTTGGATTTGCCGACGACTATACCAAAGTCATCAGGCGACAGAACGAAGGGCTTTCCGCCAAGTCCAAATTTTTCTGGCAATGTTTGGTGGCCGGTGCCGCACTGTATCTACTCATCCAGCAACCGGCCTACTCGACAGAGCTTTCCGTGCCGTTCTTCAAGAACTTCAATCCCGACCTCGGCTGGTTCTACCTGCCCTTCGCCATGATCGTGATGGTGGGCGCAAGCAACGCCGTGAACCTGACAGACGGACTGGACGGACTCGCCATCGGCCCCATGATCGTGGCCATGGCCTGCTTCGCCATCTTCATCTACGTGTCGGGCCATGCGCAGATGGCGGAATATCTCGCCATCCAGAACATCCAGGGCATTGGTGAAGTCACCGTGTTCTGCGGTGCCATGGTCGGCGCCGGACTAGGCTTTCTCTGGTTCAACGCCCACCCGGCACAGGTCTTCATGGGTGACGTCGGATCGCTGTCCCTTGGCGGTGCGCTCGGCTTCGTGGCGGTTCTTGCCAAACAGGAACTCCTGCTGGCCATCGTGGGCGGCGTCTTCGTTTTCGAGACCCTCTCGGTCATCCTGCAGGTGGGGTATTTCAAGCTCACCGGCGGCAAACGCATCTTCATGATGGCCCCGCTCCATCACCACTTTGAACTCAAAGGCATCCCGGAATCCAAGATCATCGTCCGGTTCTGGATTCTGTCCATACTCATGGCCCTGATGGCCCTGTCCACACTGAAACTGAGGTAG
- a CDS encoding UDP-N-acetylmuramoyl-tripeptide--D-alanyl-D-alanine ligase, translated as MNLTLADVERCLSGMSEEGHEKVTINSVQTDSRTVYEGDLFFCIDGANFDGHEFAHQAERQGAAAVVASRVVDVDVPVIMVRDTTEALGRIAACWRDMCGARLVAVTGTAGKTTVKEMLFAVVSQKHTAAKNYRNFNNQIGLPMSMLKGTCNQDWWIMELGISVRGDMEELAPIASPDVAVITNIGHGHLEGLGDMAGVAQAKTALLRYVRQAGSAVVSMDYPMLWDAAREINNAPVGFSTQNFEDADFAASYLGAESEGWGRFRLKTPEGDSEMTAPFCGEHYAENLACVAATAHQLGLGRDDVINGVQAIEPDSQRFCCKSGGNFMVIDDTYNANPLSMERSIKAAANMAGERPLVLVLGDMRELGEEAVEQHVKLGKLAAEIAPKALFYKGDHLDDVAAGYGGVITELKDTETFIKKWQALGLTGAVALVKGSRSLSMETYANLLSRELGCKAGTEEKK; from the coding sequence GTGAATTTAACATTGGCCGATGTGGAACGCTGCCTGAGCGGCATGTCCGAAGAGGGGCACGAAAAAGTCACCATCAACTCGGTGCAGACAGATAGTCGCACCGTGTATGAGGGCGACCTCTTTTTCTGCATCGACGGCGCGAATTTCGACGGGCACGAGTTCGCCCACCAGGCGGAGCGCCAAGGGGCCGCAGCCGTTGTGGCATCGCGAGTGGTCGATGTCGACGTGCCGGTCATCATGGTCCGCGACACCACTGAGGCGCTTGGACGCATTGCCGCCTGCTGGCGCGACATGTGTGGTGCGCGACTGGTGGCTGTCACCGGGACTGCCGGAAAGACCACGGTCAAGGAAATGCTCTTTGCCGTGGTGTCGCAAAAACACACCGCAGCCAAAAACTATCGCAACTTCAACAACCAGATCGGCCTGCCCATGTCCATGCTCAAAGGCACCTGCAACCAGGATTGGTGGATCATGGAGCTGGGAATTTCAGTCCGTGGCGACATGGAAGAGCTGGCCCCCATCGCCAGCCCGGATGTGGCAGTGATCACCAACATCGGTCACGGCCACCTGGAAGGACTGGGCGACATGGCCGGTGTAGCGCAGGCCAAGACCGCCCTGCTCCGCTATGTGCGCCAGGCCGGTTCAGCAGTCGTATCCATGGATTATCCCATGCTGTGGGATGCTGCCCGGGAAATAAACAATGCACCCGTAGGATTCTCGACACAGAATTTTGAAGACGCCGATTTTGCCGCATCCTATCTCGGAGCTGAGTCTGAAGGATGGGGACGTTTCCGGCTCAAGACCCCGGAAGGCGACAGCGAGATGACCGCTCCTTTCTGCGGCGAGCACTACGCTGAGAACCTGGCCTGTGTTGCTGCCACCGCGCACCAGCTCGGACTGGGCCGCGACGATGTGATCAATGGCGTCCAGGCCATCGAGCCAGACAGTCAGCGATTCTGCTGCAAGTCCGGTGGCAATTTCATGGTCATCGACGACACATACAACGCCAATCCGCTTTCCATGGAACGATCCATCAAGGCGGCTGCCAATATGGCAGGAGAACGCCCGCTCGTTCTGGTTCTGGGCGACATGCGCGAACTGGGCGAAGAAGCCGTTGAGCAGCATGTGAAGCTTGGCAAACTGGCTGCGGAGATCGCTCCCAAAGCACTTTTCTACAAAGGCGACCACCTCGATGATGTGGCAGCCGGGTACGGCGGTGTCATCACCGAACTGAAGGATACGGAAACGTTCATCAAGAAGTGGCAGGCCCTGGGGCTGACCGGCGCGGTAGCACTGGTCAAGGGTTCGCGCTCACTTTCCATGGAAACATACGCCAATCTCCTGAGCAGGGAGCTCGGCTGCAAAGCGGGAACCGAGGAGAAGAAGTAA
- a CDS encoding UDP-N-acetylmuramoyl-L-alanyl-D-glutamate--2,6-diaminopimelate ligase, translating to MFLFSGSPSQKKVGVMDFKELLNKAGKGLMVRTDSRKVQEGECFVAMPGTAVRGIDYIPAALDNGAQFIIAPKTARDEVAPVVEDRAQVVYHENPAIALGELARAHFHLPDREVKLVGITGTNGKTTTTYIIEHLLAASGLKVGVLGTVSYRWPGFEIEATLTTPDCWMIHELIYNMKKADVDIVLMEVSSHALEQYRVAGLDFAAGIFTNLTQDHLDYHGEMETYFEAKAKLFKDYPLENKANVINYNDPHGRQLLKECPDSIGYGIGDTAIVRQEVGNREMVQGRIVSMDGKGIELESTYKGKSWTIHSPLIGEFNAMNIMAAQAVCFQLGLNCKHMRASSEFPGVPGRLERVVNDKGLDIFVDFAHTSDALESVQQTLKALDFKRLITLFGCGGDRDRTKRPLMGEAVARYADVAVMTSDNPRSEDPERIMDDIRPGLKGVDKIIEHPDRRTAIEMAVREMRTGDVLLIAGRGHEPRQTIKTGKIPFLDKDVTAEVIKEVYS from the coding sequence ATGTTTTTGTTCTCTGGCTCTCCTAGTCAGAAAAAGGTGGGCGTAATGGATTTCAAGGAACTGCTCAACAAAGCCGGCAAAGGACTTATGGTCCGTACGGACTCTCGCAAGGTGCAGGAAGGGGAATGCTTCGTGGCCATGCCGGGAACCGCCGTGCGTGGTATCGATTACATCCCTGCCGCACTGGACAACGGAGCGCAATTCATCATCGCACCAAAGACTGCTCGTGACGAAGTCGCACCCGTTGTCGAAGATCGCGCCCAGGTGGTCTACCACGAGAATCCCGCCATCGCCCTAGGCGAACTGGCCCGCGCCCATTTCCACCTTCCTGATCGAGAAGTGAAACTGGTCGGCATTACCGGTACCAACGGCAAGACCACCACGACCTACATCATTGAACACCTGCTGGCCGCCAGCGGCCTCAAGGTCGGTGTCCTCGGCACGGTGAGTTACCGCTGGCCCGGCTTCGAGATCGAAGCGACCCTGACCACGCCCGACTGCTGGATGATCCATGAGCTGATCTACAACATGAAGAAAGCGGATGTGGATATCGTCCTGATGGAAGTCTCTTCGCACGCCCTCGAACAATATCGCGTGGCAGGTCTGGATTTCGCGGCTGGCATTTTTACCAATCTCACTCAGGACCATCTCGATTATCACGGCGAAATGGAAACCTACTTCGAAGCCAAGGCAAAACTCTTCAAGGACTACCCGCTGGAGAACAAGGCCAACGTCATCAACTACAATGACCCCCATGGCCGCCAGTTGCTCAAGGAATGCCCCGACTCCATAGGTTACGGCATCGGCGATACCGCCATTGTCCGACAGGAAGTCGGCAACCGTGAAATGGTACAGGGCCGCATCGTATCCATGGACGGCAAAGGCATCGAGCTGGAGAGCACCTACAAAGGCAAGAGCTGGACTATCCACTCGCCGCTCATTGGTGAATTCAACGCCATGAATATCATGGCTGCTCAGGCTGTCTGTTTCCAACTGGGCCTCAACTGCAAGCACATGCGCGCCTCAAGCGAGTTCCCCGGCGTCCCCGGACGACTGGAGCGCGTGGTGAACGACAAAGGGCTTGATATCTTCGTTGATTTCGCTCACACATCCGATGCCCTTGAAAGTGTACAGCAGACGCTCAAGGCCCTCGACTTCAAGCGGTTGATCACCCTGTTCGGCTGCGGTGGCGACCGCGACCGCACTAAACGCCCCCTCATGGGCGAGGCCGTGGCCCGCTACGCAGATGTGGCGGTCATGACCTCCGATAATCCCCGGTCCGAAGATCCGGAACGGATCATGGACGATATCCGCCCGGGACTCAAAGGCGTTGACAAAATCATAGAACACCCCGACCGCCGGACCGCCATCGAAATGGCCGTGCGTGAAATGCGTACAGGCGATGTGCTGCTGATCGCCGGACGGGGCCATGAACCCAGACAAACAATAAAGACCGGCAAGATTCCGTTCCTCGACAAGGACGTGACCGCCGAAGTCATCAAGGAAGTTTATTCGTGA